Genomic segment of Deltaproteobacteria bacterium:
GGTCCCCGGTTAGTTCGAGGACATGAAAATTTTATCTCCTGTTATCACGAAATGACAGCTTTTTTCAGATGTTCAAAGCCGTCAATATATGCTAATAAACGACGGCATAGTAAATAAAAAAAATGAGATAAGTCAAGGGGAATTATTAATGAAGACACATCCCATAACGAGGAGCCGTATTACCGAACCGGAATTGTATCGGGATATCTTCTCACCCCCTCCGGACCCGGCCAGGGAGTTTATCCTGAACGGCACTACCTATGCGGAGATCTACCGCCTTGCGGATGGGATTCGTCACCTTCAACCGCCGGAAGAAAAAGGCCGTGAAGTTATTTGCATCTGTACTCATAACAAAGCTCTTCTGGCAGCCGCACTGGTCGCATCGCTTGCCGGCGGCCCCCGTCTTGTTCTTCCCTACGCCTTCTCCCATCAGGCCATTCTGGAAGTCCTTGAGACCATATCTCCGTCATTTCTGCTCACAGACCTTACGGGTGATTTCCCCGCGGGTCCTGGGGTCATAACCCCCCAGATGCTGCGCCATGATTCCATAACTTCCGAAAGTTTCATCGATCAGGATGAGCCCTTTCTCATGCTGTTTACCGGCGGATCGACGGGTAAGCCTGTGGTATGGTCCAAAACACCCCGGAATATGCTTGCAGAGGCCCGGCACTTATCCGGAAAATTCGGTATATCTCCCGACGATATTTTTCTGTCAACGGTACCGCCCCAGCATATTTATGGTCTCCTCTTTTCCGTGCTCATTCCCTTCATCAGTTCCGCCCGTGTCATTGATGGGCTACATAGCTTCCCCAGAGAGATAATCCGGGCAGTAAAGGATCATGGGGCAACCGTCCTGGTCAGCGTTCCTGTCCATTACCAGGTTTTGAAAACGGATGATTTGCAGCGCCACACTCTCCGGATGGCTTTTTCCTCTGCGGGGGTGCTGGATAAAGAAGACGCCGCATATTTTCACGGCACAACGGGCCTGGACATTATAGAAATTTACGGTTCAACAGAAACCGGGGGGGTGGCTACCAGGTCTCGCTCGAGCGACGGCGAATCATGGCGCCCCCTGGCTACTGTCGATTGTAAAATATGCGATGGGAAATTGCATGTTCGGTCTGATTATATCTCTCCGACGCTACCCCGTGATGCCGAAGGTTTCTTCATCACAGCAGACCGTGCCGATTCTGATGGTCATAACCGGTTCATCCTTCAAGGCAGGGCGGATGATATCGTTAAAATCGGAGGAAAAAGGGTCGACCTGGCCGCAGTACAGACCAAAATGAAAAAGATACCGGGGGTCCGTGATGCTGTGGTTGTCTCACTCATCACCGGGAAAGGGCGTCAAAACAAACTGGCCGCTCTCGTGGCAACCTATCTGGATGTGCCTCAATTGAGGCGGCATATCGCCGCGGTCAGTGAAGCATATGCTGTTCCCAAACACATTGTCGTTGTAGAAGAAATTCCCGTGACATCTACAGGCAAATATGACCGGATAATGATCGAACGGATTCTCCGGTCGGGAAAACAAAAGCCTGGATGACCGACAAGAACAACCCCTGTCAAAGGGCATCATAGGCGTTGACTTTTCGTCCATCCTCAGCGTATATATTTCGGGTATTATAAACTTACAGGGAGGTAAAGACCATGCACCGAAAAATCAGACTTGTTTTGTTTACAGGCCTTTTCTTATGTACCCTTCTTGCTGCCAGTGCTTTCGCTCGGACGGTGGGTGATATTGTTCCGCTCAGAAGCTATTATCCTGTGTTCACGGCGGACTTGAGCGAATACAAGGGTAAGCGGATGTATCTCATGAATTTTGACAACCAGGCCAGAGATACCACCGTTTGGTATTACTTTAGCCCTGACAGGAAATTCTCCTATGGCGGCAACTCCATAATCCACAATTACTTCTGGTATTCCTTCGAAAAGGCCTTGATAAGTCTCGGCGTGTGGGTATCGAATATGGACAAGCCGGACCCCTATGCACCGGCTGTGTGGATGACTTTGCGGTCCATCACCGATGCCAAGTATGAGGTGGAAGTGAAAATGCAGAAATTTGTCTATGGTTTGTTCTTTACCAAGATTTACACGGTCACAGGGGACGATATCAAACAAGGAGAACGCACACCGGAAAACATGGAGAAGCGCGCCTACCGTATGACAAACAAGCTTATTGAGACGATTCTGACTGATCCGGATTTCAAGAAGGCGTATTTTAAAGCGGCCGCCGAAATGGCACAGGATCAGGGCAAGTAGCGGCAACGGCCGGTTTACACAACCGTCAAGAGCATGTAGGCCATGGAGAAGCGGCCGCTCTCGGGTATGAAGCAGAGAAGCTTTTGTCCTTCCTTCAGCTTTCCCGAATGAAACAGTTCTTCCATCATAACATAGATGGAAGCCGATCCGGTATTTCCCTTAGATGCCAGGTTGGTAAACCATTTCTCATAAGGAATGACGAATCCAATGTCCTCCATAGACTTGAATAGCTTGTCTCTGAAGAAATAAGAGGAAAAGTGGGGGAGAAACCAATCAACATCGTCGGCTTTCAGGTTTCTTTTCTCTATAGTCCTTACCAGGGCCAGGTCCACGGCAACCTTGACAATCTCCCTGTTCAGAATACCCGTATCCTGTTTCAGGGCGAAATAGTTGTTATCGAGGGCCTCCTTAAGGGAGTCAATCTGTCGCCATCCCGT
This window contains:
- a CDS encoding fatty acid--CoA ligase family protein, whose translation is MKTHPITRSRITEPELYRDIFSPPPDPAREFILNGTTYAEIYRLADGIRHLQPPEEKGREVICICTHNKALLAAALVASLAGGPRLVLPYAFSHQAILEVLETISPSFLLTDLTGDFPAGPGVITPQMLRHDSITSESFIDQDEPFLMLFTGGSTGKPVVWSKTPRNMLAEARHLSGKFGISPDDIFLSTVPPQHIYGLLFSVLIPFISSARVIDGLHSFPREIIRAVKDHGATVLVSVPVHYQVLKTDDLQRHTLRMAFSSAGVLDKEDAAYFHGTTGLDIIEIYGSTETGGVATRSRSSDGESWRPLATVDCKICDGKLHVRSDYISPTLPRDAEGFFITADRADSDGHNRFILQGRADDIVKIGGKRVDLAAVQTKMKKIPGVRDAVVVSLITGKGRQNKLAALVATYLDVPQLRRHIAAVSEAYAVPKHIVVVEEIPVTSTGKYDRIMIERILRSGKQKPG